The Oryzias latipes chromosome 16, ASM223467v1 genome includes a region encoding these proteins:
- the LOC101161673 gene encoding apolipoprotein Eb, which produces MKAVALILALAVITGCNARAVRQAETSMTRVEDSVDRFWQYIQGLSKDARTIVDTLTTGDMRRELETLITETMTEVTEYKESVLSKLGPITTSTSGQMNEDLKLLINKLQKDMTDAKERSAEYLGELNTMVTMNTDDVRNRITAYTNKLKKRLTKDTEEIREAVATYMGEVHSRASQNADSVRVQVEPYITGAGDAASKKLTDLASVLDAQGDTIRTQLESSMRELRTSMDTRLDELTELIVPYATKIREQFEEVMSKVKDTNIQ; this is translated from the exons ATGAAGGCTGTAGCTCTGATCCTTGCCCTGGCAGTCATCACTG GCTGCAATGCCCGTGCTGTGCGCCAGGCCGAAACCTCCATGACCCGCGTGGAGGACAGCGTGGATCGCTTTTGGCAGTACATCCAAGGGCTGAGCAAGGATGCTCGTACAATTGTGGACACCCTAACTACCGGAGACATGAGACGAGAGTTGGA gACCCTGATCACCGAAACCATGACTGAGGTGACAGAGTACAAAGAGAGTGTCCTGAGCAAGCTGGGACCCATCACCACAAGCACCAGTGGCCAGATGAATGAAGACCTTAAGCTTCTGATCAATAAGCTGCAGAAGGACATGACTGATGCTAAGGAGCGCAGTGCTGAATACCTAGGAGAACTCAACACCATGGTGACCATGAATACAGATGATGTTCGCAACCGCATCACTGCCTACACCAACAAGCTGAAGAAGCGTCTGACCAAAGACACAGAGGAGATCCGCGA GGCCGTGGCCACCTACATGGGAGAGGTCCATTCCAGAGCTTCCCAGAACGCAGACTCCGTCAGGGTGCAAGTTGAGCCCTACATCACAGGAGCTGGTGACGCCGCCAGCAAGAAGCTGACCGACCTCGCTTCAGTCCTTGATGCCCAGGGTGACACCATCAGGACCCAGCTGGAGAGCAGCATGAGGGAGCTGCGCACCTCCATGGACACCAGGCTGGATGAGCTGACCGAGCTGATTGTGCCCTATGCCACCAAGATCCGCGAGCAGTTTGAGGAGGTCATGAGCAAGGTCAAGGATACCAACATTCAATAA